The stretch of DNA CCCATCTTGGCCATGGCATCGGCGCAGATGCCGCCCATGCGCATGCGCTCTTCATGGCTGAGTACCGGCGAGGGCGCTTCTTCGAGCACCTTCTGATGGCGGCGCTGCAGCGAACAGTCGCGTTCGCCCAGGTGGATGGCGTTGCCATTGCCGTCGCCGAACACCTGGAATTCGATGTGGCGCGGATTGCCAAGGTACTTCTCGATATAGACGGTAGCGTCGCCAAAAGCGGCCTTGGCCTCGCTACCGGCCTGCTGCATCAGAGTTTCAAGCTGATCTTCGGAGTTGCAGACCTTCATCCCGCGACCGCCGCCGCCGCTGGCGGCCTTGATAATCACCGGATAGCCGATCTCCGCCGCAATCTTGCGCGCTTCGTTGAAATCGGAGACGGCCCCATCGGATCCGGGGACCAGCGGCAGGCCCAACTCGCCCGCAGTCTTCTTCGCCTGCACCTTGTCACCCATGGTGACGATATGTTCGGGCTTGGGGCCGATCCACTTGAGGTCGTGCGCTTCGACGATCTCGGCGAACTTGCAGTTCTCCGACAGGAAGCCGTAGCCCGGGTGGATCGCGTCCGCGTGCGAGATCTCCGCCGCGGAAATGATGCTGGCGATATTGAGGTAGCTGTCGGTCGCGTTGGGCGGTCCGATGCACACCGCGTGATCGGCCAGGCGCACATGCATGGCATCGGCATCGGCAGTGGAGTGCACCGCGACCGTCTCAATACCCATTTCATGGGCAGCGCGGTGGATGCGCAGCGCGATCTCGCCGCGATTGGCGATGAGGATACGTTGGATAGCCATGCCTGCGCTCAGCCGATAACGACCAGCGGCTGGTCGAACTCGACGGGCTGCGCGTTCTCGACCAGGATCGCCTTGATTGTGCCCGCCTTGTCGGCCGCGATCGGGTTCATCACCTTCATCGCCTCGACGATCAGCAGAGTTTGGCCTTCCTTGACCGTATCGCCGATCTTGATGAAGTCCGCCGCTCCCGGTTCGGGGGCGAGATAGACCGTGCCCACCATCGGCGACTTGAGCGCGTTGGCAGCATCGGCAGCGGCCTGAACGTCGGGAGTGGGGGCTGCAGCTGGCGCCGGGGCCGTCGGTGCCGCGGCCGCGGTAGCCGGCATGGCGAACTGTGCGGCCATAGCCACGCCTCCGCGTGCAACGCGGATCTTGCGGTCGTTGTCTTCGACCTCGATTTCGGTGAGACCGGTTTCGCCAAGCAGCTCTGCGAGTTCGCGAACGAGCTTGATGTCGACGTTCATGCCGGACTTGCCGGCGCTGCCCTTGTTGTCGGCCATGGGTACCCTTGTTGATAGTTCGGTTGCGCCTATGCGCTGCCCCGCGCCGCGTGACAAGGGGCGGACGGGGGTTTTAGAGCGCCGCTGCCTTGGCCAACGCCACCGAATAGCTGCGCGGGCCAAGGCCCTTAACTTCATCGATCGCAGCCATTCCGACATAGGAAATGTGCCGAAATTCCTCGCGTTGCGATGGATCGGACAGGTGCACTTCGATCACGGGCACTCCGATCGCCTTGATCGCATCGAGCAATGCGATCGAAGTATGGGTATAGGCCCCCGCATTGAGCAGCACCGCCTTTGCGCCGACCTCGCGCGCCTCGTGCAGCCAGTCGACCAGCACGCCCTCGTGATTAGTCTGACGCATGTCGATCGTTACCCCGAGTTTCTTCGCCTGCTCGTCAAGCATGCGCGCGATATCGTCGAGCGTGTCGGAGCCATAGATCTCCGGTTCTCGCGTGCCGAGCAGGTTGAGGTTGGGGCCGTTGAGGACGAAGATGGTCTGCATGGTCGCGAGGTAGCGCGATCGGAACTATGAAGAAAGCAGAAGGTCGACGGCGCTCGCCTACCGGCGCTGCCGCTCCATCAGTTCGACGAGTTCCTCGAACTTGATGCGCTGCTGTTCGGCATCACCGCTGGCAATCGATTCGGCGATGCAGCAGGCGGCATGGTCCTTCAAAACCTGGCTTTCGACCTTTGCGAGGGCGGATTTTATCGCCTGAATCTGGTGCAGGATGTCGATACAGTAGCGGTCGTTTTCGATCATCTTGGCAACACCTTGCACCTGGCCGGCAATGCGGTTGAGCCGGTTGATCTTGGCGACGGTTTTGTCGGTCATAGAGAAACACCCTTCCAAATACCCCGGTGGGGTATATATAAGCACCCGAAACCCGAAGCATCAAGATGTGATTTTCCTATGTCGATTTCGCTGTCTCGCAGGCACCTGATCGTAAGTACAGCCGGGCTTGCCGCCGCTGCTTCACTGCCCATGCCCGCCTGGGCAAAGGGCGTATCGCTGCCGCATGCAAGGCGCGGCTTTGGTGAACTGTCGGGGGAAGACCTCCATCTCACCATCGCCGACCATCACTTCGCCACCGGCGCGCGGACGGGGCATGCCATTGCAGTCAACGGAACCGTTCCCGGGCCCCTGATTCGCCTGCGGGAAGGGCAGAACGTCCGGCTGCACGTAAAGAACGATTTGCGCGAGGATTCGTCGATCCACTGGCATGGGTTACTCTTGCCGTTCCAGTTCGACGGGGTGCCGGGTGTCAGCTTCCCGGGAATCAAGCCGGGCGAAACCTTCACTTACGAGTTCCCGATCCGGCAGAGCGGCACCTATTGGTGGCACAGCCATTCGGGCCTGCAGGAACAGGCGGGGCATTATGGCCCGATCGTGATCGAGAGCGCGGAGCCCGATCCGCGATACGACCGCGACTATGTGGTGGTGCTGTCCGAGTTCACGCCGATCCACCCGCATGAGATCATGCGCAAGCTCAAGGTCGGCGAGGACTATTTCAATCGCCAGATGCAGACAGCCACGGATGGCGACATGAGCGGGGCCGAACGCCGCATGTGGGGCCAGATGAGGATGAACCCGCGCGATATCGCGGACGTA from Erythrobacter mangrovi encodes:
- the accC gene encoding acetyl-CoA carboxylase biotin carboxylase subunit; protein product: MAIQRILIANRGEIALRIHRAAHEMGIETVAVHSTADADAMHVRLADHAVCIGPPNATDSYLNIASIISAAEISHADAIHPGYGFLSENCKFAEIVEAHDLKWIGPKPEHIVTMGDKVQAKKTAGELGLPLVPGSDGAVSDFNEARKIAAEIGYPVIIKAASGGGGRGMKVCNSEDQLETLMQQAGSEAKAAFGDATVYIEKYLGNPRHIEFQVFGDGNGNAIHLGERDCSLQRRHQKVLEEAPSPVLSHEERMRMGGICADAMAKMGYRGAGTIEFLWENGEFYFIEMNTRLQVEHPVTEAITGVDLVREQIRIADGQPLSVKQEEIEFKGHAIECRINAEDPWTFAPSPGLVTYYHASGGMHVRVDSGLYAGYKIPPYYDSMIAKLIVYGRSRNGCMMRLKRALEEMVVEGVKTNIPLHQELLRQPDVESGDYTIKWLEEWLAKREG
- the accB gene encoding acetyl-CoA carboxylase biotin carboxyl carrier protein, which produces MADNKGSAGKSGMNVDIKLVRELAELLGETGLTEIEVEDNDRKIRVARGGVAMAAQFAMPATAAAAPTAPAPAAAPTPDVQAAADAANALKSPMVGTVYLAPEPGAADFIKIGDTVKEGQTLLIVEAMKVMNPIAADKAGTIKAILVENAQPVEFDQPLVVIG
- a CDS encoding type II 3-dehydroquinate dehydratase, which gives rise to MQTIFVLNGPNLNLLGTREPEIYGSDTLDDIARMLDEQAKKLGVTIDMRQTNHEGVLVDWLHEAREVGAKAVLLNAGAYTHTSIALLDAIKAIGVPVIEVHLSDPSQREEFRHISYVGMAAIDEVKGLGPRSYSVALAKAAAL
- a CDS encoding metal-sensitive transcriptional regulator; this encodes MTDKTVAKINRLNRIAGQVQGVAKMIENDRYCIDILHQIQAIKSALAKVESQVLKDHAACCIAESIASGDAEQQRIKFEELVELMERQRR